The genome window GTTTCGGCAAGAAATTGATTACAATGTCGATGAGTTGAAAAGCATTATTGAAGCGCCAAAATTCAAGGACTATTATCCAGAAATATCGGGGGAAAAGATGAAAACCAGCCCCAAAGGCTATTCAGCTGACCACCCGGAAATTGAGTTACTGCGCCGGAAAGAGCTTTTTTTCATGCATCGCTATACGGACAAGGAAGTTCTGAAACCGGGCTTCGTCGATGAGGTGGTGCAAGGTTGTCTGCTCATTAAACCCTACTGCGATTACCTCAACTACCTGTTTTTTGAGGAGCAGGAAGAACGTTTTGAGTTGTAAGACTAGGGCCGTTCTGTATCGCGGAGCAGAAAATAAAAGGCCAGCAGGTGCAGCAACTGAATGTTCACCGCTGCCCACTCTTCACGAAGCGCCGAGCCAAAAATAAGGGCTGACATGGTTATTCCACCCAAGATGGCGCCCCAGTTCAGGAATCGTCCGCCCATGAAGAGCAAAATGCCAATGGTTAGCTCCACAAAAGGCAGGGTTAAACCAAATAAGCGCACTACCAGGTCTGGCAAAATGGTCGCCGAAAAATCGGCGACCATTTTATCGGCAAATTTACTGAGCTTCGGCAACCTGACCAGCCCGTGCATACCCAGGTCAATTCCTAGTCCTAACCGCAGCAATAAGGTTGCCGCTCCTTTGTTTTCGCCGTAATAGTTTCGGTAATTCATGTCAATTAGTGCTTTTTAACACTCTGTTTACCAGAGTGATTTATTCACTACCATTTCACGGCTACCCGCACACCCCCGGTAAAATTCCGACGTGGTGATGCATTGTAATAACGTCCGCCGAACGCATTCAAATCATAGCCTGTAACATAGGTTTCGTCCAGCAGGTTGTCACCGCTAACAAACGCATCCAGTGTCCAGCGTCTGGCAATCATTTTCCGAAACCCAACGGTTGTATTCAGCAAACGGGCTACCGAGGAATTAATGGTATTGGCATCATTCAGTGGAAAACGATCAATAAACTGGTGCGTCAGGTGAGCATAAAAGCCCGGGCGGGTTTCCAGATCGAATCCGCTAACTGCCACGACGGGAGGCACGCCCGTTACGCGATTGCCCGAAACGTCGGCGCTGCCCTGCTGATAATCCCGAAAATGATAATTGGCCAGCGTTACATTGTTCCAAAGGCGCGCTAACCGAAACCAGTTGTTTTGTTCAGGAAGCACAAAATCGTAGGCCAACTGCGTTTCCAGGCCATACTGATCTACTCGCCCGGCATTGACGAAATACTCCGCTCCGTTTTCAATTGTCCGGCGCGTGATGCTTTGCCGAAGCTGAAACCGATACGCTGCCAGCTCAAAACGAAACCGCCGCGCCAGTTGGCCCCGCAAACCAAACTCTGTATTTAGGCCTTTTTCGGGCTCCAGCGTCGTATTGAATGTCTGTTCAGAAGGACGAATTTCGGCGACCGTTGGAGCTGAATAACCCGTACTCAGGCTTCCGAAGACAGAAATCTGGTCACTCAGTTTTTTCAACAGCGCCACCCGAGGCAACCAAACCGGCTGAAAAAAACGCGTTTGCGCCCTAACGGGTTGGGTTGAAAAACGCGTAAACCGATAAGAAACTTCATTCCGACTTAAGCCTAGCGTGGCAATAAAGCCGAAGGGCAGCTCTGTTTCGGTTTGTGCAAAAATCACCGACTGGGAAGACCGAAGTTCATCGTCGTTTTGCAACGTGTCCGGCTGGCCCGCCCGATTGCCGTAGTTGCGGGTAACGGTGAAATTGTACTGTAATTCTGCCCCAACCGTAAAAACTGTTGGTAAGAAATCCCGGCTAAGCTGAATGCGCGTGGTTGTTCGGCCTCCGCCCCCTAAATCGGCGCGTCGTTCGTAGTTTGTAATGAACGGGTTCTGAAAATCCACCAGAGAGCCGTACAAAACCGTTGTGTTTTGAATTCGTTCGTTCCAGCGATAGGTATGAGAAAAACCCAAGTAGCCCGTTTTCTGGTAAATCGCCGCCCGCTGCTCGGCACTTCCGGGCGCAACCGGCGTGGCAGGCCTGGCCTGGCGGGGATTAGCCCGGTATTGGGCTTCGTTCAACCCGCCGGGGGTTTGGTAATACAGGTTCGAATATAACCCTAGTACGGAAATGGTCTGCTTCGGATTTACCTGAAATGTAGTCATCAGGTTGACGTTATCGTGCGTCATTTCGCTGTGCTGGCGATACCCGTTGGACTGCAAATGATTGTAGTTAAGCGACATTGCCGCCGACTCTTTACCCGTCTGAACGGTCATCTGATTTCCAAACAGGCCATACGACCCGACCAGGCTCCCCACCTGGGCCCGGCTTTCGCCCGCTGGAACTGACAACCCGCTCAACAAAACGGTCCCGCCCGTCCCGGCTCCGTATAAACTTCCCGAGGGGCCTTTGATAACTTCCACCCGACCCAGCGAGCGCACGTCTACCGCGTTCAGGTAGGTGTTTCCGCCCGCATCTGTTAGCGGCAGGTCGTTCCAGTAAATTTTAACGTTACGCACTCCGAAAGGCGAGCGCAACGTGCTTCCCCGAATCGATAAACGGTAACTTCCCGGTGACCGTTCTTCCATACGCACTCCCGGAATTGTATTCATGGCGGGAA of Tellurirhabdus bombi contains these proteins:
- a CDS encoding DoxX family protein, with the protein product MNYRNYYGENKGAATLLLRLGLGIDLGMHGLVRLPKLSKFADKMVADFSATILPDLVVRLFGLTLPFVELTIGILLFMGGRFLNWGAILGGITMSALIFGSALREEWAAVNIQLLHLLAFYFLLRDTERP
- a CDS encoding TonB-dependent receptor, producing MQFKPVHYLLVFSPSLLFAQQAELSTLETDTIRLNEVTVRGYESNRRLLETAAPVSLLSRRDLQQRFAGTPTLVPAMNTIPGVRMEERSPGSYRLSIRGSTLRSPFGVRNVKIYWNDLPLTDAGGNTYLNAVDVRSLGRVEVIKGPSGSLYGAGTGGTVLLSGLSVPAGESRAQVGSLVGSYGLFGNQMTVQTGKESAAMSLNYNHLQSNGYRQHSEMTHDNVNLMTTFQVNPKQTISVLGLYSNLYYQTPGGLNEAQYRANPRQARPATPVAPGSAEQRAAIYQKTGYLGFSHTYRWNERIQNTTVLYGSLVDFQNPFITNYERRADLGGGGRTTTRIQLSRDFLPTVFTVGAELQYNFTVTRNYGNRAGQPDTLQNDDELRSSQSVIFAQTETELPFGFIATLGLSRNEVSYRFTRFSTQPVRAQTRFFQPVWLPRVALLKKLSDQISVFGSLSTGYSAPTVAEIRPSEQTFNTTLEPEKGLNTEFGLRGQLARRFRFELAAYRFQLRQSITRRTIENGAEYFVNAGRVDQYGLETQLAYDFVLPEQNNWFRLARLWNNVTLANYHFRDYQQGSADVSGNRVTGVPPVVAVSGFDLETRPGFYAHLTHQFIDRFPLNDANTINSSVARLLNTTVGFRKMIARRWTLDAFVSGDNLLDETYVTGYDLNAFGGRYYNASPRRNFTGGVRVAVKW